One segment of Pantoea sp. Lij88 DNA contains the following:
- the serC gene encoding 3-phosphoserine/phosphohydroxythreonine transaminase, which produces MTQVYNFSSGPAMLPVEVLRRAEQELTNWRGLGTSVMEISHRSKEFIQVAEEAEQDFRDLLKIPSNYKVLFCHGGARAQFAAVPGNLLGQATSADYVDGGYWAHSAIKEAEKYCSPRTLDVKTTRDGKRAILPMSEWQVSEASAYLHFCPNETIDGIAIDEQPDFGSKTVVADFSSTILSRPIDVSRYGVIYAGAQKNVGPAGLTLVVVREDLLGQAHASVPSILDYKVLADNDSMFNTPPTFAWYLSGLVFKWLKEKGGVAEIDRINQAKSDLLYGVIDHSGFYRNDVATENRSRMNIPFQLADSSLDALFLEESFKAGLHALKGHRVVGGMRASIYNAMPLEGVKALTDFMVDFERRHG; this is translated from the coding sequence ATGACGCAAGTTTATAATTTTAGCTCTGGCCCGGCGATGCTACCGGTTGAAGTGCTTCGTCGTGCAGAACAGGAACTGACGAACTGGCGCGGTCTGGGTACCTCTGTAATGGAGATCAGTCACCGCAGTAAAGAGTTTATTCAGGTGGCTGAGGAAGCTGAGCAGGACTTCCGTGATCTGCTAAAAATACCGTCCAATTACAAAGTTTTATTCTGTCATGGCGGAGCGCGTGCGCAGTTCGCTGCTGTGCCGGGTAATCTGCTGGGGCAGGCGACCAGTGCCGACTATGTCGATGGCGGCTACTGGGCGCATAGCGCAATTAAAGAAGCAGAAAAGTATTGCTCCCCCCGCACGCTGGATGTCAAAACCACCCGTGACGGTAAACGAGCCATCCTGCCGATGAGCGAATGGCAGGTGAGTGAAGCGTCCGCTTACCTGCACTTCTGCCCGAATGAAACCATTGATGGCATCGCTATTGATGAACAGCCAGACTTTGGCAGTAAAACCGTTGTGGCTGATTTCTCATCCACCATTCTGTCACGTCCGATTGATGTCAGTCGCTATGGTGTCATTTATGCGGGCGCGCAGAAAAATGTGGGCCCGGCTGGATTAACGCTGGTCGTCGTTCGTGAGGATCTGTTGGGTCAGGCGCATGCCTCCGTGCCTTCCATCCTTGATTACAAAGTGCTGGCCGATAACGATTCGATGTTTAACACCCCGCCGACGTTTGCGTGGTATCTCTCAGGGCTGGTATTTAAATGGCTGAAAGAGAAGGGCGGTGTCGCTGAAATCGATCGTATCAATCAGGCAAAATCTGATCTGCTTTATGGCGTCATCGATCACAGTGGCTTCTATCGCAATGATGTGGCGACAGAAAACCGCTCACGCATGAATATTCCTTTCCAGCTGGCGGATTCGTCACTCGATGCGCTGTTCCTGGAAGAGTCCTTTAAGGCGGGATTACATGCGCTCAAAGGACACCGTGTCGTAGGCGGTATGCGCGCATCTATCTACAATGCGATGCCGCTGGAAGGTGTGAAGGCTCTGACCGATTTCATGGTCGATTTTGAACGCCGTCACGGCTGA
- the ycaO gene encoding 30S ribosomal protein S12 methylthiotransferase accessory factor YcaO has translation MTQTFIPGKDAALEDSIARFQTKLQDLGFNIEEASWLNPVPHVWSVHIRDRDCPLCFTNGKGASKKAALASALGEYFERLSTNYFFADFWLGKEIANGDFVHYPNEKWFALPEDDSLPEGILDARLNAFYDPDNALTASGLIDLQSGNAERGICALPFTRQSDQQTVYIPMNIIGNLYVSNGMSAGNTANEARVQGLSEVFERYIKNRIIAEAISLPAIPDEVMQRYPEVIEAIARLEAEGFPIFAYDASLGGKYPVICVVLFNPTNGTCFASFGAHPDFGVALERTVTELLQGRSLKDLDVFTPPTFDDEEVAEHANLETHFIDSSGLISWDLFKETADYPFVDWSFAGSTEQEFATLMAIFAAEDQEVYIADYEHLGVYACRIIVPGMSDIYPAEDLFLANNSMGAGMRETLLALPDSNWNPEEYLDLIGQLDDEGFDDFTRVRELLGLATGKDNGWYTLRVGELKAMLALAGGDLDQALIWTEWTMEFNSSIFTPERANYYRCLQTLLLLAMEDERDPLQYHHAFLRMYGESAMEAASAAISGEQPFNGLQAVDDELQAFPAHQSLLAAYEKLQTAKRLYWKNA, from the coding sequence ATGACGCAAACATTTATCCCGGGCAAAGATGCCGCACTGGAAGACTCCATCGCGCGTTTCCAGACAAAGCTGCAGGATCTTGGCTTTAATATTGAAGAAGCTTCCTGGCTGAATCCTGTTCCCCACGTCTGGTCAGTGCATATCCGTGACCGCGATTGCCCGCTCTGCTTCACCAATGGCAAGGGCGCCAGTAAAAAAGCGGCACTGGCTTCTGCACTGGGCGAGTATTTTGAGCGTCTCTCAACTAACTACTTTTTTGCTGACTTCTGGCTGGGGAAAGAGATCGCTAACGGCGACTTTGTTCACTATCCCAATGAAAAATGGTTCGCATTACCTGAGGATGATTCCTTACCTGAAGGCATTCTGGATGCGCGCCTGAACGCGTTTTACGATCCCGACAATGCTCTGACGGCGTCTGGCCTGATTGATCTGCAGTCTGGCAATGCTGAGCGCGGTATCTGCGCCCTGCCGTTTACCCGCCAGTCCGATCAGCAAACGGTCTATATCCCGATGAACATCATCGGCAACCTCTATGTCTCAAATGGCATGTCCGCAGGTAACACCGCGAATGAAGCGCGTGTTCAGGGCCTGTCAGAAGTGTTTGAGCGCTACATCAAGAACCGCATCATCGCGGAAGCAATCAGCCTGCCAGCGATTCCTGATGAGGTGATGCAGCGTTATCCGGAAGTGATCGAGGCGATTGCACGCCTTGAAGCGGAAGGCTTCCCGATTTTCGCTTATGACGCCTCGCTGGGCGGTAAATATCCGGTTATCTGTGTGGTGCTGTTTAACCCGACCAACGGAACCTGTTTTGCGTCATTTGGTGCGCATCCTGATTTCGGTGTGGCACTGGAACGTACCGTCACTGAGTTGCTGCAGGGCCGAAGCCTCAAAGATCTGGATGTGTTTACCCCACCGACGTTCGATGACGAAGAAGTGGCTGAGCATGCCAATCTTGAAACACACTTCATCGATTCAAGCGGCCTGATCTCCTGGGATCTGTTTAAAGAGACGGCGGATTATCCTTTTGTGGACTGGTCATTTGCGGGCAGCACCGAACAGGAATTTGCCACGCTGATGGCAATCTTCGCCGCTGAAGATCAGGAAGTTTATATTGCTGACTACGAGCATCTGGGTGTCTATGCCTGCCGTATCATCGTACCTGGCATGTCTGATATCTATCCGGCAGAAGATCTCTTCCTGGCGAATAACAGCATGGGCGCGGGCATGCGTGAAACCCTGCTGGCCCTGCCTGACAGCAACTGGAATCCGGAAGAGTATCTGGACCTGATTGGTCAGCTTGATGATGAAGGCTTTGACGACTTCACCCGCGTTCGCGAACTGCTGGGTCTGGCAACCGGTAAAGACAACGGCTGGTACACACTGCGTGTTGGCGAATTAAAAGCGATGCTGGCGCTGGCGGGCGGCGATCTGGATCAGGCATTGATCTGGACAGAGTGGACGATGGAGTTCAACAGCTCAATCTTTACGCCAGAGCGTGCCAATTACTATCGTTGCCTGCAGACCCTGCTGTTACTGGCAATGGAAGATGAGCGCGATCCGCTGCAGTATCATCATGCCTTCCTGCGTATGTATGGTGAGAGCGCGATGGAAGCAGCCTCAGCCGCTATCAGTGGCGAACAGCCATTTAACGGACTTCAGGCTGTTGATGATGAGCTACAGGCATTCCCGGCGCATCAATCCCTGCTGGCTGCTTACGAAAAACTGCAAACGGCTAAGCGTCTTTACTGGAAAAATGCCTAA